The Plasmodium yoelii strain 17X genome assembly, chromosome: 1 genome contains a region encoding:
- a CDS encoding fam-b protein translates to MRVSILKYVFFSIIICSFEYAKNELYFANDRGIYLERNVINFRNDRILADVDDQFDLNGFYKSTLSLASQLSDCTEGNKEIAHLQNIIDSYIKKHKESNTLPDLNNLDKKTKKLVNELRTELEKIKKELDNKMNGELAMQPIHDKRIIKKDENSSVSEHEDFEQLENEGNFLEIADDNFEDEYNEITSGNKYKKFEIDRKLKKANIKLFAKFMLFMASHFVIGALGGGYLLLLTIPSTISVIKQCWKNFKLSFKQSEI, encoded by the exons ATGAGAGTcagtattttaaaatatgtttttttttcaattattatttgttcttTTGAATATGCCAAAAAT GAACTATACTTTGCAAACGATAGAGGGATATACCTTGAAAGGAATGTAATAAACTTTAGAAATGATAGGATATTAGCAGATGTAGATGATCAATTTGATTTAAATGGATTTTATAAATCAACTTTGAGTCTTGCAAGTCAACTTAGTGATTGTACTGAAGGTAACAAAGAAATAGCACACCttcaaaatattatagattcatatataaagaaGCATAAAGAAAGTAATACACTACccgatttaaataatttagataAGAAAACTAAAAAGTTAGTTAATGAACTTCGAACagaattagaaaaaataaaaaaagagcttgataataaaatgaatggTGAATTAGCAATGCAGCCGATACATGAtaaaagaataataaaaaaagatgaaaatagtTCTGTATCAGAACATGAAGACTTTGAACAATTGGAAAATGAAGGAAATTTCTTGGAGATTGCCGATGATAATTTTGAAGatgaatataatgaaattacatcaggtaataaatataagaaattcGAAATTGAtcgaaagttaaaaaaagcaaatataaaattatttgcgAAGTTTATGCTGTTTATGGCATCGCATTTTGTGATAGGAGCATTAGGAGGTGGGTACTTACTATTACTAACTATACCGTCTACGATTTCCGTAATTAAGCAATGTTGGAAAAACTTTAAATTATCCTTTAAACAAtcagaaatataa